In Paenibacillus sonchi, a single genomic region encodes these proteins:
- a CDS encoding zeta toxin family protein, translating to MIETRPVMTVFAGTNGAGKSTLSMQMKSWLGELVDPDQIARELKPDNPRGADLSAGREAVKRIRSLIKQAQPFAVETTLSGTFVLKHMQIAKENGYGIVMYYIGLQDVQMHIDRVASRVEQGGHWIAEEDIRWRYGQSLQNLTPALAIADQVIIIDNTYEPTIVAEIKHNNMVYCVENVPAWSAAIVSGY from the coding sequence ATGATTGAGACAAGACCCGTAATGACGGTATTTGCCGGCACTAACGGGGCTGGAAAAAGTACACTCAGCATGCAGATGAAGAGCTGGTTAGGTGAATTGGTTGATCCTGATCAAATAGCCCGAGAACTAAAGCCGGATAACCCGAGAGGTGCCGACCTCTCTGCCGGAAGAGAAGCAGTGAAAAGAATTCGCTCGCTCATTAAACAAGCTCAACCTTTTGCTGTCGAAACGACGTTGTCAGGTACATTTGTGCTGAAGCATATGCAAATTGCTAAAGAAAACGGCTATGGGATTGTTATGTATTATATTGGGCTTCAGGATGTGCAAATGCATATAGATCGTGTTGCCTCACGTGTGGAGCAGGGGGGTCATTGGATTGCTGAAGAAGATATCCGCTGGAGGTACGGCCAATCTTTACAGAATCTAACGCCAGCTTTGGCCATTGCAGATCAAGTTATTATCATTGATAATACTTATGAACCTACAATTGTTGCAGAAATAAAGCATAACAACATGGTTTATTGTGTTGAGAATGTACCTGCCTGGTCCGCAGCGATTGTCTCTGGATATTAG
- a CDS encoding TetR/AcrR family transcriptional regulator, producing MNQKRVIEVAATLFLEKGFAYTSMDELVRVSKVSKSNVYYHFADKEELLAGVVDYWIETYERAIDQILSQNQLSVEDRVQMFLKHLSQEVQSRGYKGSCPFITLYIQSPAQATHIKEKIGLFFTGLQMKISLLLKQGAEKGEFRNTIHIDEVAALFITNLEGALFLSETLKDATVITKTANHFFNLLR from the coding sequence ATGAATCAAAAACGTGTGATTGAAGTCGCGGCAACATTATTTTTAGAAAAGGGATTTGCTTATACAAGCATGGATGAATTAGTACGTGTAAGCAAAGTGTCCAAATCTAATGTGTATTATCACTTCGCTGATAAGGAAGAATTGTTAGCAGGGGTCGTTGATTATTGGATTGAAACGTATGAGCGTGCAATTGATCAAATACTTTCTCAGAACCAATTATCAGTTGAAGATCGTGTCCAGATGTTTTTAAAGCATTTATCGCAGGAAGTTCAGTCAAGAGGGTATAAGGGGAGCTGTCCATTTATTACTCTTTATATTCAAAGTCCTGCACAAGCTACGCACATAAAAGAAAAAATAGGTCTCTTTTTTACAGGATTACAAATGAAAATCTCTCTATTACTAAAACAAGGAGCAGAAAAAGGCGAGTTTAGAAATACGATTCATATTGACGAGGTAGCGGCACTTTTTATAACGAATCTTGAAGGAGCACTGTTTCTTTCAGAGACATTGAAGGATGCAACGGTTATCACGAAAACAGCCAACCACTTTTTCAACTTGCTTCGATAA